A window of Thioalbus denitrificans genomic DNA:
CGGTTACTGCCGGCGGCCGATGAGCTCCACCGGATAGCCGTCGGGGTCCTCGACGAAGGCGATGACGGTACTGCCGGCGTTCATGGGGCCCGCATCGCGGATGATCTTGCCGCCCCGGGCGCGGATCTCGTCACAGGCCTTGTAGACATCATCCACCTCGACGGCGATGTGGCCGAAACCACTGCCCACCTCGTAGCCATCCACGCCCCAGTTGTAGGTCAACTCGACGACGCTGTTGTCCGCCTCGTCA
This region includes:
- the gloA gene encoding lactoylglutathione lyase, producing the protein MRILHTMLRVGDLDRSIAFYTEIMGMKLLRRQDYPDGKFTLAFVGYGDEADNSVVELTYNWGVDGYEVGSGFGHIAVEVDDVYKACDEIRARGGKIIRDAGPMNAGSTVIAFVEDPDGYPVELIGRRQ